Proteins found in one Puniceicoccaceae bacterium genomic segment:
- a CDS encoding thioredoxin domain-containing protein has translation MGKNRLAEQSSLYLRQHADNPVHWWPWCEEAFEVAQREQKPVLVSIGYSSCHWCHVMAHECFEDDYIASLMNRLFINIKVDREERPDVDQIYMEAVQMLNQQGGWPLNVFCFPDKTPFTGGTYFPPEDQGFGIIPWPHLLLRISDAFREQRDELRQNADAIRNNLHYLSGPTLEDPGAWENSLLLDGAQVIVETLDARLGGFGGTPKFPPSQTLGYLMAVRRTRACEQEMTELARSIDEALQICCHALVRGGLFDHVGGGFFRYSVDAEWRVPHFEKMLYDNALLLETLSKASTQYRWQGLEAAVRKTVRWLQQDFQIHPGVFAAALDADSEAGEGAYYLWSEAELREAVPASRVEDFLETFAIRGKDALNLYPWSAKDADYRSFAPVLEDLRDLREQRPAPTLDRKVLTAWNGLLLRGLSIAAWVWGEKDWLETVKQGLDWLWEHHRREDGTLATVSYPESGAVGEGDGFLDDYVNFALANLQFAMVADWLQVGFCEQYRERAVILASAVLERFADAEGDGFFFCSTRDAAGHIVRKKEWFDNAYPSGNSGMLHLCSLLSVQSHDLALSQAMTSLKRAYVERVRRMPNGVAFGLEALTWDAMGVAQLKVGAQVNLDALVASLREIPWRPLWLEVDSGMAANDLQLCVGTHCLAPTTSVEAVLEALGKGE, from the coding sequence ATGGGAAAAAACCGTCTCGCCGAGCAATCCAGTCTCTACCTGCGCCAGCATGCCGATAATCCGGTGCACTGGTGGCCGTGGTGTGAGGAAGCCTTTGAAGTCGCTCAGCGCGAACAGAAGCCGGTGCTGGTATCGATCGGGTATTCGTCATGCCACTGGTGTCATGTGATGGCACACGAGTGCTTTGAGGATGATTACATTGCCTCATTGATGAACCGCCTGTTCATCAACATCAAAGTGGATCGGGAGGAGCGTCCGGATGTTGATCAGATCTACATGGAGGCTGTGCAGATGCTCAACCAGCAGGGCGGGTGGCCGTTGAATGTGTTCTGTTTCCCAGACAAAACCCCATTTACCGGTGGCACCTATTTTCCTCCGGAGGACCAGGGATTTGGCATCATTCCCTGGCCGCACCTTCTGTTGAGAATTTCGGACGCGTTTCGTGAGCAGCGGGATGAGCTGCGGCAGAATGCGGACGCCATCCGCAATAACCTGCACTATCTGTCAGGTCCAACGCTCGAGGATCCTGGTGCCTGGGAGAATTCCCTGCTGCTTGATGGAGCACAGGTGATCGTGGAGACACTGGATGCGCGACTGGGTGGCTTTGGTGGGACTCCCAAGTTCCCGCCCTCACAGACGCTGGGATACCTGATGGCGGTGCGGCGAACGCGTGCCTGCGAGCAGGAAATGACGGAGCTGGCGCGTTCCATTGATGAAGCCTTGCAAATCTGCTGTCACGCGCTGGTGCGCGGTGGATTGTTTGACCACGTGGGCGGCGGATTTTTCCGCTACAGTGTGGATGCCGAATGGCGTGTGCCACACTTCGAAAAAATGCTCTACGACAATGCCCTGCTGCTGGAAACGCTGTCGAAGGCGTCAACCCAGTATCGCTGGCAGGGACTGGAGGCAGCGGTTCGCAAGACCGTGCGGTGGCTGCAGCAAGACTTTCAGATACATCCGGGGGTGTTTGCAGCGGCGCTGGATGCGGACTCTGAAGCGGGAGAGGGAGCTTACTACCTGTGGTCGGAAGCTGAGCTGAGGGAGGCGGTACCCGCCTCGCGTGTGGAGGACTTTCTCGAAACCTTTGCCATTCGGGGAAAGGATGCGCTCAACCTCTATCCCTGGTCGGCGAAGGATGCGGATTACCGCAGTTTTGCACCCGTGCTTGAGGACCTGAGAGACCTGCGTGAGCAGCGCCCCGCTCCGACCCTGGACCGCAAAGTGCTGACTGCCTGGAATGGCTTGTTGCTGCGAGGACTGAGCATTGCGGCCTGGGTGTGGGGTGAGAAAGACTGGCTGGAGACGGTGAAGCAAGGACTCGACTGGCTTTGGGAGCATCACCGTCGCGAAGATGGCACGCTGGCAACGGTATCCTATCCCGAAAGCGGAGCTGTTGGGGAAGGGGATGGATTTCTGGATGATTATGTGAATTTTGCGCTCGCCAATCTGCAGTTTGCGATGGTGGCGGACTGGTTGCAGGTTGGATTCTGCGAGCAGTACCGGGAGCGAGCGGTGATCCTTGCTTCCGCAGTGTTGGAACGCTTTGCGGATGCCGAAGGTGATGGTTTTTTCTTCTGCTCCACCCGCGATGCTGCGGGGCACATCGTTCGGAAGAAGGAGTGGTTTGACAACGCCTATCCGAGTGGCAATTCGGGCATGCTGCACCTGTGCAGCCTGCTCTCCGTGCAGTCGCACGACCTCGCGCTTTCGCAGGCGATGACTTCTCTCAAGCGCGCCTATGTGGAGCGGGTGCGCCGCATGCCCAATGGGGTGGCATTTGGACTGGAGGCACTCACCTGGGATGCGATGGGGGTAGCGCAGCTCAAAGTGGGAGCACAGGTCAATCTTGATGCGCTGGTGGCGTCACTTCGGGAAATCCCGTGGCGTCCACTTTGGCTCGAAGTGGATTCCGGGATGGCAGCCAATGACCTGCAGCTCTGTGTGGGCACCCACTGCCTTGCTCCAACTACCTCGGTGGAAGCTGTGCTTGAAGCACTGGGAAAGGGTGAGTAA
- the glpK gene encoding glycerol kinase GlpK, translating to MSDPQYILAIDQGTTSSRAIVFDRTGTPISVAQKEFKQYYPRPGWVEHDPMDIWSSQSTVTAEAVTQADLSSHDIAAVGITNQRETIIVWDRKSGKPVYPAIVWQDRRTADRCRAMKAEGLEPLFRERTGLLLDPYFSGTKVQWILENVAGVHERAERGDLLLGTVDSWLIWKFTRGRIHVTDVSNASRTLLFNIHTLDWDNELLQLLHIPRSMLPSVKSSSEVYGTIDDQHFPGGVRIAGIAGDQHAALFGQTCFQPGMAKNTLGTGSFLLMNTGIQPISSSNNLLTTIAWKIGDRTEYALEGSVFIAGAIVQWLRDELKMIQSAAECDDIASTVEHANGLYLVPAFAGLGAPHWDPYARGAAFGMTRGTNRAHFCRAALESIAYQSADLIWAMEKDSGIHLEELRVDGGASRSEPLLQFQADLLQTRVVRPNIVETTALGAAYLAGLGVGFYESREEIAQHWTIGTRFTPQQPAERMQQQLRGWHEAINRSKSWTNPDSDSDQA from the coding sequence ATGTCCGATCCCCAATACATTCTCGCCATCGACCAGGGAACGACCAGTTCCCGGGCCATCGTTTTTGACCGCACGGGCACCCCAATCAGCGTTGCCCAGAAGGAATTCAAGCAATACTACCCCAGGCCGGGCTGGGTGGAACACGACCCAATGGACATCTGGTCAAGCCAAAGCACCGTGACCGCCGAAGCCGTGACCCAGGCAGACCTTTCTTCCCACGACATCGCCGCAGTGGGCATCACCAACCAACGCGAAACCATCATCGTATGGGACCGCAAATCCGGCAAACCCGTCTACCCTGCTATCGTCTGGCAGGACCGGCGCACGGCAGACCGCTGTCGCGCCATGAAAGCGGAAGGTCTTGAACCCCTCTTTCGCGAACGCACCGGACTCCTGCTCGATCCCTACTTCTCCGGAACCAAGGTGCAGTGGATCCTCGAAAATGTGGCAGGCGTCCACGAACGTGCGGAGCGCGGAGACTTACTGCTCGGCACGGTGGATTCCTGGTTGATCTGGAAGTTCACCCGGGGTCGGATTCACGTAACCGATGTGAGCAATGCCTCCCGCACCTTGCTCTTCAACATTCACACTCTCGACTGGGACAACGAGCTTCTTCAACTGCTGCACATTCCACGATCCATGCTGCCCAGCGTGAAGTCCTCTTCCGAGGTGTATGGCACCATTGATGATCAACACTTCCCCGGCGGGGTTCGCATTGCGGGAATCGCGGGCGACCAGCACGCCGCCCTCTTTGGGCAGACCTGTTTTCAACCGGGCATGGCCAAAAATACCCTCGGAACTGGTTCCTTCCTACTCATGAACACCGGCATCCAACCCATCTCTTCCTCAAACAATCTGCTCACCACCATTGCCTGGAAAATCGGCGACCGCACCGAATACGCACTCGAAGGTTCAGTCTTTATCGCCGGTGCCATCGTCCAGTGGCTGCGCGATGAGTTGAAAATGATTCAGAGCGCAGCCGAATGCGATGACATCGCGAGCACGGTTGAGCATGCCAACGGACTCTATCTCGTGCCCGCGTTTGCAGGCCTTGGTGCTCCCCATTGGGATCCCTATGCCCGTGGCGCGGCCTTTGGCATGACGCGCGGCACGAATCGCGCGCACTTCTGCCGCGCCGCGCTGGAGTCCATTGCCTATCAGAGTGCCGATCTGATCTGGGCCATGGAGAAGGACTCCGGCATTCACCTGGAGGAACTGCGTGTCGATGGAGGTGCCTCCCGCAGCGAACCGCTTCTGCAGTTCCAGGCGGATCTCCTGCAGACCCGGGTCGTTCGACCCAACATCGTCGAAACGACCGCACTGGGCGCGGCCTACCTGGCCGGTCTTGGCGTTGGATTTTATGAAAGCCGCGAGGAAATTGCGCAACACTGGACCATCGGCACCCGTTTTACACCACAACAACCCGCCGAGCGCATGCAGCAGCAGTTGCGAGGTTGGCACGAGGCCATCAACCGCTCAAAATCCTGGACGAACCCAGACTCCGATTCCGACCAAGCCTAA
- the argH gene encoding argininosuccinate lyase, whose translation MTNFKQATWGGRFSELPSEKMVAFGESVSFDHRLAPFDIACSKAHSAMLASVGILTETERDAIHAGLDQLATQIKSGTFQWDVQLEDVHMNIEQALAAITPAAAKLHTARSRNDQIATDIHLYLKAACEELMQGLSRCALRLVEHAEAHLSTAAPSYTHLQRAQPITLAHYCLAWVEMLWRDMLEFRDTWQRANVCPLGSGALAGTTLPINREHTARTLGFVDAEGQPIISGNTLDTVASRDTLLKFAYACTQTAIHFSRLSEDWILWATTEFGFIQLPDSYTTGSSLMPQKRNPDALELTRGKSARVIGNLNTLLNLLKAQPLTYNRDLQEDKPAVFDSHDQVARIVDLFEDLIAKLRFRTDRLEKAALDPMLFATDVADYLVEQGIPFRESHHIVGKLVAKAEELQVGIHEIDLKITREICPLLDERYREIFQFQRSIERRNAYGMPTPEKNAARIAEWKQRLNRSLLH comes from the coding sequence ATGACAAACTTCAAGCAGGCAACCTGGGGTGGACGGTTCAGCGAGCTGCCAAGCGAAAAGATGGTCGCATTTGGCGAATCCGTTTCGTTTGACCACCGACTTGCACCCTTTGATATTGCCTGCAGCAAGGCCCACTCCGCCATGCTGGCATCGGTCGGCATCCTCACCGAGACCGAACGGGACGCGATCCATGCGGGCCTCGACCAGCTCGCCACGCAAATCAAGAGCGGAACCTTTCAGTGGGATGTGCAGCTTGAAGACGTGCACATGAATATCGAACAGGCGCTCGCAGCCATCACTCCCGCAGCGGCCAAGCTACACACCGCGCGCAGCCGCAATGACCAAATCGCCACGGACATCCATCTCTACCTCAAAGCAGCCTGCGAAGAACTCATGCAGGGACTCTCCCGTTGTGCCCTCCGCCTGGTCGAACACGCCGAAGCACACCTCTCCACCGCCGCGCCGAGCTACACCCACCTGCAGCGCGCGCAGCCCATCACACTTGCCCACTACTGTCTGGCCTGGGTAGAGATGCTCTGGCGCGACATGCTCGAGTTTCGCGACACCTGGCAACGCGCCAATGTCTGCCCGCTCGGAAGTGGTGCCCTGGCCGGAACCACATTGCCGATCAACCGGGAGCACACGGCCCGCACGCTCGGATTTGTAGATGCAGAGGGTCAGCCCATCATCTCCGGCAATACCCTCGATACCGTGGCCTCACGCGATACGCTGCTCAAATTCGCCTACGCCTGTACCCAAACCGCCATCCATTTTTCGCGACTCTCGGAGGATTGGATCCTCTGGGCAACCACCGAGTTCGGTTTCATCCAACTGCCCGACAGCTACACCACCGGGTCGAGTCTCATGCCGCAAAAGCGCAATCCGGACGCGCTCGAACTCACTCGTGGCAAATCCGCCCGCGTGATCGGAAATCTCAATACCCTGCTCAACCTGCTCAAGGCGCAGCCACTCACATACAACCGCGACCTGCAGGAGGACAAACCGGCTGTCTTTGATTCTCACGACCAGGTGGCACGCATCGTCGACCTCTTTGAGGACCTGATCGCAAAGCTGCGCTTCCGCACGGACCGACTTGAGAAGGCAGCACTCGATCCCATGCTCTTCGCCACCGACGTTGCCGACTACCTCGTCGAACAGGGCATTCCCTTCCGTGAGTCCCACCACATCGTGGGCAAGCTCGTCGCCAAGGCGGAAGAACTGCAGGTCGGCATTCATGAAATCGACCTCAAGATCACCCGGGAAATCTGTCCCCTGCTCGACGAACGCTACCGCGAGATCTTCCAATTTCAACGCTCCATCGAACGGCGCAACGCATACGGCATGCCAACTCCGGAAAAGAATGCCGCACGAATCGCCGAGTGGAAGCAGCGCCTAAACCGTTCCCTGCTTCACTAG